The Ralstonia pseudosolanacearum genome includes the window AGCGCGAGCCGGGCAAGGCCGGCAAGCTGCGCCTGATGTACGAAGCCAACCCGATGGCCTTCCTGGTGGAGCAGGCCGGCGGCGCGGCCACCAACGGCCAGCAGCGCATCCTGGATATCCAACCCGAGAAGCTGCACCAGCGTGTGGCGGTGATCCTGGGTTCGAAGAACGAGGTGGACCGCGTCACCCAGTACCACCACGAGGCCAAGTAACGACGTTTGACGGCGTTTTTTCAGCGGTTGTTGCAGAGCGCCAAAAAGTTCTGTTAGAATCATTGTTTCCGACGCCGCTGTAGCTCAGTCGGTAGAGCAGCGCATTCGTAATGCGAAGGTCACCAGTTCGATTCCGGTCAGCGGCACCAGAACACAAAAAGCCCAGTCTTCATCGACTGGGCTTTTTGCTTTGGATTTCCCTTCCGGGACCCGTCAGCGATCAGGCTGCCGGAATCCGCAACTTCTGCCCCGGATAGATCTTGTTCGGGTCCGACAGCATCGGCTTGTTCGCCTCGAAAATCACCGGGTACTTGTTGGCATCGTCATAGAACTTCTTGGCGATGGCCGACAGCGTGTCGCCCGAGGCCACCGTATGCCACTGCGACTCCGGCGCCTCCGTGCTGACCGACATCTGGTCATCGACGGCCTGGATGCCCGTCACGTTGCCGCAGCACAGGACGATCTTCTCGCGCGTCGCCTGGTCGGCTGCCACCCCGAACACCTTGGCCTGATCGCCGTCGACCTGCACCGACAGCGCGGTGGCGGTCAGCCCCTGCTGGGCGATGTACTGTTCGATGGCTTCGCCCTTGGCGCGATTCGCAGCCTCGGCCGCATCCGCATCCGCCGAGGCATCGGCCGGTGCCGCCGCGCCGCCGTGGAACAGTTTTTCGCCAGCTTCCTTGATGAAATCAAAAAACCCCATGAGGACCTCCTGAAAGACACGGGAATAAAGGGCGGGCGCGAGACAGCCGGGGCGCGCCCGTCGCCGCAGTGTAGCCCCTCGACCCGCACGCCTCCATGACACATCGCCATCAATTGCAAACTTTGTGATCCCCGGTCCGACACGGACCGTTGCGATTGCCTGACGGCGCGGCCGGCTCCGCCGAAGGCTGGCACAATGGTTTGCAATCGACTTTCGCGACCGCCCCGAACCGGCGTGCGCCCTTGCGCGCCCCGCCCAGCTACCCGCCGCCGCCATGCACCGAACGTGGATGAAGTCCGTCTCCCGGCTGGTCAATGCGTTGATCCCGACCAGCCTGGGCCGCCCGGCCTGGCCGCCGAAACCGGTCAAGCCGGCCAGGCCCGCCACCCGTCGCCCCCGCCCGGCCGTCACGCCGACCCCGACCGCTGGCACCTTCGTACGCGAACGCTTCATCTACGAGCCGGAATCGCCCGCCGTGGTGGCGCGCCGGCCCGAATACTGGCTGTACACACCGCCCTCGCGCGGCAACACGCCGCCCGCGCTGATGGTGATGCTGCACGGCTGCAAGCAGTCGGCCGAGGCGCTGGCCCACGGTACGCGCATGAACGCGCTGGCCGACCGCGAGGGCTTCATCGTGCTGTACCCCGAGCAGCCGCGCCGCGCGCATCCGCAGTGCTGCTGGCACTGGTATGACCCCGAACACGCCGGTGCGCACGAAGCCGATGACCTTGCCCGGCTCGTGGCGCAAACCCTGGCCGAGACCGGCGCCGATCCGTCGCGCGTCTATCTCGCGGGGCTGTCCGCGGGTGCCGGGCTGGCGGGGCTGATGGCGCTGCGGCACCCTCACCTGTTCGCCGCCCTGGCCCTGCACTCCGGACCGGTGCTCGGCGTCGCCCGCACGGCCGCCTCGGCGCTGAACCTCATGCGGCGGGGCGCGCGCATCGACCCTATCGAAGCCCTGGCCACGATGGTCGACACCGACACCTATCCCGGTATCCCGACGCTGCTGCTGCACGGTCTGCGCGATGAGGCCGTCAGCCCCGTCAACCAGGCGCAGCTGGCCACCCAGTTCCGAGCCCTCAACCATCTGTGCGATGCCGCTGACGTGCGGCGCGAAACCACGCGCGGCGACGGCTACGTCCTGCGCAGCGATCTGCGCGACGGCACGTGCCTGCTGGCCACCTGTCAGTTCACCAGCACGGGCCACGCATGGAGCGGCGGCGATCCGCGCTACGCCTTCCACGCGGCGGGCCCCGATGCAACCTGGCTGTGGTGGCAATTCGCGCAGCAGCACGCGCGCACCACCACGCCCGCCACCTGAGCACGACGAAGCGCGCGCTACAAATCGAAGGACGACTGCCCGCCGCCGCGGCTCAGCAGCACATCGACCAGGCCGTAGCCGCGCGCAAAACCCGCATCCTCCGCAGCTCCCCGCGTCGGCAGCGGGCGCTCGTCATGCGAATGGGCCACCAGTGTCTCGACGGCCGTCGGGTCCGCGCCGGACTCGCACACGCGGACCACGAAATCCCATTGCGCGGCGGGCTTCGCAGCCTTGCCCGAGGCGCGCGCCGCGCGCGGAATCGCCAGCACGTAGACGTCGAAATCCTTGTAGAGCTCGGTACGCCAATTGGCTTCCACCGTCATGTCGCCTCCCGGATCGAGGTCGGTGCACGATCGCGTCGGCACGCTACGGCGCGCAGGCACGCAAAACAAAGGCCGGCACATGGCCGGCCCGTGATCACCGGATCAGCATTCGCCCTTCTTGGCGTGGCCCGGCGGGCAATGCCAGCGGCCGCGATCATCGTCGTCGCCACGGCGATCCCAATCGCGGCGGTCCCAGCCGCCTTCACGCATCGCCCAGCCATTCGGCCCCTGCTCCCAACGCGGCGCACGGTAGGCATAGCCCTGGCGCTCATGGACACGATAGCCCGGCCGCCACATGTAGCGGCCTTCCCGCCATTGCCAATAGCCCGGCGCCCACACATAGCCCGGCGGCATCATGGGAACAGCCTCGTACTGGGGCGGCGGCGGCGGCATGGTCGGCCCGATCTGAACACCGATCGACACCTGGGCCTGCGCGGGCACGGCTACCCAGGCTGCGCCGGCCGTCAACAGACATGCCGCGAACATCCATCCATTCTTTTTCATGCGATTCCTCCATCGACTACTTGCTTGATTCGATCCTAGCATCGCCGATGCGGCAGGGCCCTCGGGTGTTACGCGGCGTTACCTCCGTTACGGACCGGCGCCAGTCCGCTCACATTCGCACCGCGCAAGATCCGTGCCGCTGCCAGCCGTGCACGGAACGCCCGCACCACTTCACTGCCGAGATTGCGCGGGGCGATGCCGGCGCGGCGAGCCGTCCCGCCTCTCGGGCCTTCGGCCACAGCAATCGCCTTCGGCCTGCGGTACTGCGGGCATCTGCCCCGAGACCGGCACAGCTTATGCGGCGCGCGGCGGATAAGTGACCGCCAGGATATCGATCGACTCGACGCCCGTCGGCGTGCGCAAGGCGACCGTATCGCCCTCGCGCGCCTTGATCAAAGCCCGCGCGATCGGCGAGATCCAACTGACCTGGCCTTTGTCCAGGTCCACCTCGTCCATGCCGACGATGGTGATGGTGGTCTCGTCGCCGCCCTGGTTGGCATAGGTGACGGTGGCACCAAAGAAGATCTGGTCGTTGTCGCCCTGCAGGCTGGCATCGACCACCTCGGCGCGCTCGATGCGGCGCGTGAGGAAGCGGATGCGGCGGTCGATCTCGCGCAGGCGCTTCTTGCCGTAGAGGTAGTCGCCGTTCTCGGAGCGGTCGCCATTCGAAGCCGCCCACGACACGATGCCGACCACCTCTGGCCGCGCGACGTCGATCAGGTGCATCAGCTCGGTACGCAAGCGCGCATAGCCGGCCGGCGTGATGTAGTTCTTCGAGCCCGCAGGCAGCGGCGCGGCGCCTTCGGGCAGATCGTCTTCTTCATCGCCGGTGTCTTCCCGGACGAAAGCCTTGTTCATGATGGACGCAATGGTGGACGGTGGTTCTGGCCTTCAATTATAGAAAGTTGGCCTCCCGGAAAAAAAAGTGAAGAAGGGGGTTCACAAGATCAGAAATCTCTGTATAATTTCATTTCTCGGTTGCGGCTGTAGCTCAGTTGGATAGAGTACTTGGCTACGAACCAAGGGGTCGTGGGTTCGAATCCTGCCAGCCGCACCAACCTAATACGAGAACGAAAAGGGCTTCCAGCGATGGAAGCCCTTTTTCGTTGGTCGCGTCCACCGCACGCCACCCGGCTCGCACCGCCCGCCGGCGCCATGCGCACCGCGCAATCGGCATAGGGGGCAGCCATCGTGGCTGCGCCCCTGCCACACCACCCGGCATGCGGGTCCGCACCGGGCGGTTCGAGAGGTTGAGGTTAGGCGAGGCGGGGTAGGCCCAGCCGGTCGAAGTAGGCAATATCCAGTATCCACTTCAGCGCCCCACTACTGTTGCGCCACCAGCGTCGGCTGTTCGCCGCCACCTGTCGCGCCTCCTGTGGCGTCGCGCCCAAGCCCCGCAGTTCCCGGTAGATTGTCGAACCGCGTCGCCAGTGCTTGAGCTGGATCGCTCGCAACCGATGACGCAGCCACTCGTCCAGCTTTCGCCAGACCTTGGGGGTCTGCGCCAACCGGAAGTAAGCCTTCCAGCCCTGAACATAGGGCCGCAGCCGTTCCACCACTTCCTGCAGACTCCGCCCGCCTGAGCGGCGGGTCAGTTCGCGGATACGTTGTTTGAACGTCAGCAGCGGCTTAACTGCCACTTTGCGCTTGACCACTCTCCCTGCAGCCACCCAGAAGCTGTAGCCGAGGAACTTGCGACCAAACGCGCTCGCCACCGCGCTCTTTGCCTCGTTGACCTTCAGACGCAACTTGCCGTAGAGCCGCCGCAACAGCGCCATCACCCGCTCGCCCGCCCGTCG containing:
- the lysM gene encoding peptidoglycan-binding protein LysM, which gives rise to MGFFDFIKEAGEKLFHGGAAAPADASADADAAEAANRAKGEAIEQYIAQQGLTATALSVQVDGDQAKVFGVAADQATREKIVLCCGNVTGIQAVDDQMSVSTEAPESQWHTVASGDTLSAIAKKFYDDANKYPVIFEANKPMLSDPNKIYPGQKLRIPAA
- a CDS encoding extracellular catalytic domain type 1 short-chain-length polyhydroxyalkanoate depolymerase, whose amino-acid sequence is MKSVSRLVNALIPTSLGRPAWPPKPVKPARPATRRPRPAVTPTPTAGTFVRERFIYEPESPAVVARRPEYWLYTPPSRGNTPPALMVMLHGCKQSAEALAHGTRMNALADREGFIVLYPEQPRRAHPQCCWHWYDPEHAGAHEADDLARLVAQTLAETGADPSRVYLAGLSAGAGLAGLMALRHPHLFAALALHSGPVLGVARTAASALNLMRRGARIDPIEALATMVDTDTYPGIPTLLLHGLRDEAVSPVNQAQLATQFRALNHLCDAADVRRETTRGDGYVLRSDLRDGTCLLATCQFTSTGHAWSGGDPRYAFHAAGPDATWLWWQFAQQHARTTTPAT
- the greB gene encoding transcription elongation factor GreB, yielding MNKAFVREDTGDEEDDLPEGAAPLPAGSKNYITPAGYARLRTELMHLIDVARPEVVGIVSWAASNGDRSENGDYLYGKKRLREIDRRIRFLTRRIERAEVVDASLQGDNDQIFFGATVTYANQGGDETTITIVGMDEVDLDKGQVSWISPIARALIKAREGDTVALRTPTGVESIDILAVTYPPRAA
- a CDS encoding YXWGXW repeat-containing protein, coding for MKKNGWMFAACLLTAGAAWVAVPAQAQVSIGVQIGPTMPPPPPQYEAVPMMPPGYVWAPGYWQWREGRYMWRPGYRVHERQGYAYRAPRWEQGPNGWAMREGGWDRRDWDRRGDDDDRGRWHCPPGHAKKGEC